One window from the genome of Spirosoma rhododendri encodes:
- a CDS encoding NADH-quinone oxidoreductase subunit 5 family protein, producing the protein MPFATQPLVLLLLPFAGALVTGMASRRLAGGLAIALTTTGLVLTGLLAANALAEPLTVRLDWATFPNTSFVLSFRLDSLSLMMLGLVHFVALLVQIYSLSYLHDEPDQPRYFAYLQLFVGAMLGIVLAGNLLVLYIFWELVGLASYLLIGFYTDRPSASKAAMKAFLMNRIGDMGFLLGIFLTYIWTGSLDLDLATAAGPLPTLAGLCLFMGCVGKSAQFPLLTWLPDAMEGPTPVSALLHAATMVAAGIFLLARIHPLLSPDALVVITLVGTITTIWGGYSALFQNDIKKVLAFSTVSQLGLMVAGMGTGNVGGAMFHLLTHAFFKAGLFLSAGAVIHAVHTQDMRQMGGLRKAMPVTFAVYAICTAALAGLPFFSGFLSKEAIIGGAFGWASEQGGLAGLIPVLLLLSSGLTALYMARQLRLVFFGNYRQTELPLSGVHDADWLMRGPMLLLAGLSVFIWFSVNPFSAHTSWFWTILPPVAEPELVWLAPVSIGLVLAGGWLGFRLREPAHDKGYVLLSVEYGFLDTIYKYVFINPLLKLAALLNRTDQRAVDGVVNGAGVSTVVLAHLMSLTDRFGVDGIVNGAAWLAGRTGQLLRSVQNGRVQSYITVAVVGLLLVLWWVL; encoded by the coding sequence ATGCCGTTCGCTACTCAACCGCTGGTTCTGCTGCTGCTCCCCTTCGCGGGCGCGTTGGTGACTGGTATGGCGAGTCGGCGGCTGGCTGGCGGCTTGGCTATTGCCCTGACAACCACAGGTCTGGTGCTGACGGGTCTGCTGGCGGCAAACGCATTGGCCGAACCGCTGACCGTCCGGCTCGACTGGGCGACGTTCCCCAATACTTCGTTTGTTTTGTCATTCCGGCTGGACAGCCTGAGTCTGATGATGCTTGGGCTGGTGCATTTCGTGGCGCTGCTGGTCCAGATTTATTCGCTGTCGTATCTGCACGACGAACCCGATCAGCCGCGCTATTTCGCGTATCTGCAACTGTTCGTCGGGGCCATGCTCGGTATCGTGTTGGCCGGTAATCTGCTGGTACTGTACATCTTCTGGGAACTTGTCGGGCTGGCGTCGTACCTGCTCATCGGCTTCTACACCGACCGGCCGTCGGCCAGCAAGGCGGCCATGAAAGCGTTTCTGATGAACCGCATCGGCGATATGGGTTTCCTGCTCGGTATCTTCCTGACGTACATCTGGACGGGTTCGCTCGACCTCGATCTGGCGACCGCAGCCGGTCCGCTACCGACACTGGCGGGGCTGTGCCTGTTTATGGGTTGCGTGGGTAAGTCGGCGCAGTTTCCGCTGCTGACCTGGCTGCCCGACGCGATGGAAGGCCCCACGCCCGTATCGGCCCTGTTGCACGCAGCTACGATGGTCGCGGCCGGTATCTTCCTGCTGGCCCGCATTCACCCACTGCTCTCACCTGACGCACTGGTCGTCATTACGCTGGTTGGTACGATCACGACGATTTGGGGCGGTTATTCGGCTCTTTTTCAAAACGACATCAAGAAAGTACTGGCCTTCTCGACCGTCTCGCAACTGGGCCTGATGGTAGCCGGGATGGGAACGGGTAACGTCGGCGGGGCGATGTTCCATCTGCTGACCCATGCCTTCTTCAAAGCGGGCTTGTTTCTGAGTGCCGGTGCCGTCATCCACGCTGTGCATACGCAGGATATGCGGCAGATGGGCGGGTTGCGGAAAGCGATGCCGGTTACGTTTGCTGTCTATGCGATCTGCACGGCAGCACTGGCGGGATTGCCGTTTTTCTCTGGGTTTCTGTCCAAAGAAGCGATTATTGGTGGCGCGTTTGGCTGGGCCTCCGAGCAGGGTGGGCTCGCCGGACTGATTCCGGTGTTGCTACTGCTGTCGTCGGGGCTGACGGCTCTGTACATGGCGCGGCAACTGCGGCTCGTCTTCTTCGGTAATTACCGCCAAACGGAACTGCCGCTGTCGGGTGTTCACGACGCCGACTGGCTCATGCGCGGGCCAATGCTGTTGCTGGCGGGGCTGTCGGTGTTTATCTGGTTTTCGGTCAACCCGTTCAGCGCGCATACTAGCTGGTTCTGGACGATTCTGCCGCCGGTGGCCGAGCCGGAACTGGTCTGGCTGGCACCCGTATCAATCGGGCTGGTACTGGCAGGTGGCTGGCTGGGTTTCCGGCTGCGCGAACCGGCGCACGACAAAGGCTACGTGCTGTTGTCGGTGGAATACGGTTTTCTCGATACGATTTACAAATACGTGTTTATTAACCCACTGCTGAAGCTGGCGGCTTTGCTGAACCGCACCGATCAGCGGGCGGTCGATGGGGTTGTCAACGGGGCGGGCGTCAGTACGGTTGTGCTGGCCCACCTGATGAGCCTGACCGACCGCTTTGGCGTCGACGGCATCGTCAACGGTGCCGCCTGGCTGGCCGGCCGAACGGGGCAACTGCTGCGTTCGGTGCAGAACGGCCGTGTACAGTCGTACATCACCGTCGCCGTCGTTGGCCTGCTGCTGGTGCTGTGGTGGGTGTTGTAG
- a CDS encoding phytanoyl-CoA dioxygenase family protein produces MTSTSTAINLPWTESPFFAQELQNTTLSPEQAEQARRYSEDGFLIFDPQIDPTILEAALTDVDPLYKGELRLQDGWRTVPAVQQIAAAPRIMETLRMLYRREPIPFQTLNFPVGTQQRTHSDSIHFNSIPQRFMCGVWVALEDVSDGNGPLHYYPGSHRLPFYDLIDLGLKGSEAQTVEEIYGRTYKEYEERLDSIIQAQGLKKAILNMKKGMAIIWSANLLHGGEKILTPGSTRHSQVTHYFFENCVYYTPLRSDATIDKLYVRKITNIATGQPVDNKYFDQSLAYEAEGYAKRYTIPLKIRQLGRFVPGFLIRMVKK; encoded by the coding sequence ATGACAAGTACATCTACAGCCATCAATCTTCCCTGGACCGAATCACCATTTTTCGCGCAGGAATTACAGAACACTACCCTTTCCCCGGAGCAGGCCGAACAGGCCCGCCGGTATTCCGAAGACGGCTTTCTAATCTTCGACCCGCAGATCGACCCGACCATTCTTGAGGCCGCGCTGACCGATGTCGATCCGCTCTACAAGGGTGAGTTACGCCTACAGGACGGGTGGCGGACGGTTCCGGCCGTGCAGCAGATTGCAGCCGCGCCGAGAATCATGGAAACGTTACGGATGCTATACCGTCGGGAGCCAATTCCGTTTCAGACGCTCAACTTTCCCGTCGGCACGCAGCAGCGCACCCACTCCGATTCCATCCACTTCAACTCCATTCCGCAGCGGTTCATGTGTGGCGTATGGGTCGCGCTGGAAGACGTCAGCGATGGCAACGGCCCCCTGCATTATTATCCCGGCAGCCACCGACTACCGTTCTACGATCTAATCGATCTCGGCCTGAAAGGATCGGAAGCACAAACAGTCGAGGAGATATACGGCAGAACGTACAAAGAATACGAAGAGCGACTCGATTCCATCATTCAGGCGCAGGGGCTGAAGAAAGCCATCCTGAACATGAAAAAGGGCATGGCGATTATTTGGTCGGCCAATCTGCTGCACGGGGGTGAAAAAATCCTGACGCCCGGCAGTACCCGCCACAGTCAGGTGACGCACTACTTTTTCGAGAACTGCGTCTACTACACCCCGCTCCGCTCCGACGCAACGATTGATAAACTCTACGTTCGCAAAATCACCAACATTGCCACCGGCCAGCCTGTCGACAATAAGTATTTCGATCAATCGCTGGCCTACGAAGCCGAGGGCTATGCCAAACGGTATACCATACCCCTCAAAATCCGGCAACTCGGCCGCTTCGTACCCGGCTTCCTGATTCGGATGGTGAAAAAGTGA
- a CDS encoding Gfo/Idh/MocA family protein, with the protein MNETHPEQPTGNSSRRSFLKTLGIAGTAAAAAPAALASTPVAAPQYLNLIRNHASTAANDKIRIALIGTGGMGIGDTQTALMLDGIEMVAACDLYDGRLRRAKELWGEGLAVTRDYREIIDRQDVDAVINATTDHWHEKISSDAMRKGKHVYCEKPMVQKVEDGHTLIKVSQETGKVFQVGSQFGSSIIVAKARELLKAGDIGELVFAEAQYDRHSAMGAWQYSIPPDASPQTVDWDTYLGTAPKRAWDPLRFFRWRNYQDYGTGIAGDLYVHLLTSLHSITGSKGPTRVYSSGGTRYWKDGRDVPDIQLSIYDYPKTAEHPEFNLTTRSNFVDGGGGGYLVRIVGTEGDLSLGFDTLTVRRNKFPKAPGLSVDNFPKDQKELYLKEYAAKYPPHPELDGPKEFKYTFPKDYKGDRYEHFANFFSSIRNKTPNVEDATFGLRACGPTQCGNISYFQKKVVGWDPIKMKILG; encoded by the coding sequence ATGAACGAAACACATCCTGAACAACCGACTGGCAACTCCTCGCGCCGGTCGTTTCTCAAGACGCTGGGTATCGCCGGAACCGCTGCCGCTGCCGCCCCAGCTGCATTAGCCAGCACGCCTGTTGCTGCTCCCCAGTATCTCAATCTGATTCGTAACCACGCCAGTACGGCCGCCAACGATAAAATTCGCATCGCCCTGATCGGGACGGGCGGCATGGGTATCGGCGACACACAGACGGCCCTGATGCTCGACGGTATCGAGATGGTTGCCGCCTGCGACCTCTACGACGGCCGACTGCGCCGGGCCAAAGAACTGTGGGGCGAAGGACTGGCCGTGACCCGCGACTATCGTGAGATCATCGACCGGCAGGATGTGGACGCTGTTATCAACGCGACTACCGACCACTGGCACGAAAAGATCTCGTCTGACGCCATGCGGAAGGGCAAGCACGTGTACTGCGAAAAGCCGATGGTGCAGAAGGTCGAAGATGGCCACACGCTGATTAAGGTGTCGCAGGAAACGGGTAAAGTGTTTCAGGTCGGCAGCCAGTTTGGTAGTTCGATCATCGTGGCCAAGGCGCGTGAACTGCTGAAAGCGGGTGATATTGGTGAACTCGTTTTTGCTGAAGCGCAGTACGATCGGCATAGTGCAATGGGCGCGTGGCAATACTCGATTCCGCCCGATGCATCGCCCCAAACCGTCGACTGGGATACTTATCTGGGCACGGCCCCTAAACGGGCGTGGGATCCGCTCCGCTTCTTTCGCTGGCGCAACTATCAGGACTACGGTACCGGTATCGCAGGCGACCTGTACGTTCACCTGCTCACCTCGCTGCACTCGATTACCGGCTCGAAAGGGCCAACCCGCGTGTATTCGAGTGGCGGTACCCGTTACTGGAAAGATGGTCGCGACGTACCTGATATTCAGCTGAGCATCTACGATTACCCCAAAACGGCTGAACACCCGGAGTTTAACCTGACAACCCGCTCGAACTTCGTCGACGGTGGGGGCGGGGGCTACCTGGTGCGGATCGTCGGAACGGAGGGCGACCTGTCGCTGGGCTTCGACACGCTGACCGTGCGTCGGAATAAATTTCCGAAGGCACCCGGTTTGTCGGTCGATAATTTTCCGAAGGATCAAAAGGAATTGTATCTGAAAGAGTACGCGGCCAAGTATCCGCCACACCCCGAACTGGACGGCCCGAAGGAGTTCAAGTATACCTTTCCGAAGGATTACAAAGGCGACCGCTATGAGCACTTCGCCAACTTCTTTAGCTCGATCCGCAACAAGACGCCGAACGTGGAAGACGCAACTTTCGGCCTGCGCGCCTGCGGCCCAACGCAGTGCGGCAACATCAGCTATTTCCAGAAAAAGGTCGTCGGCTGGGACCCGATTAAAATGAAAATTCTGGGGTAG
- a CDS encoding hydroxypyruvate isomerase family protein: MKPSRRSALKTITGSALALPALTTSLATANPMDTAPKLKGNINHSFCRWCYSKIPFEELCVVAKGMGIKSIELVDPQDWPILKKHGLTSALPQGAGKGITEGFNDPKYHDELVASYEAIFPKLKEAGYSTIICFSGNRRGMSDEEGAKNCAVGLKRLMPSAEKYGITMIMELLNSKVDHKDYMCDHTAWGADLCQRVGSNNFKLLYDIYHMQIMEGDIIRTIRKYSQYIGHYHTGGNPGRNEIDETQEIYYPAVMRAIVDTGFKGYVAQEFIPKRDPLKSLKEGVMICDV; encoded by the coding sequence ATGAAACCTTCCCGCCGTTCGGCTCTTAAAACCATTACCGGCAGCGCATTAGCTCTGCCCGCCCTGACAACCTCGCTGGCTACCGCCAATCCGATGGATACTGCACCGAAGCTGAAAGGCAACATCAACCATTCGTTCTGCCGGTGGTGCTACAGCAAAATCCCGTTTGAGGAGTTGTGCGTGGTGGCTAAAGGCATGGGCATCAAGTCGATTGAGCTGGTTGATCCGCAGGACTGGCCGATTCTGAAAAAGCACGGCCTGACGTCGGCCTTGCCGCAGGGTGCCGGGAAGGGGATTACGGAAGGGTTCAACGATCCGAAATACCACGATGAACTGGTAGCCAGCTACGAAGCCATTTTCCCGAAGCTGAAAGAAGCCGGGTACAGCACAATTATCTGCTTTTCGGGTAACCGCCGGGGGATGAGCGACGAAGAGGGGGCGAAAAACTGCGCCGTGGGTCTGAAACGGCTGATGCCCAGTGCCGAGAAGTACGGTATCACGATGATTATGGAACTCCTCAACAGCAAGGTCGACCACAAAGATTATATGTGCGACCACACCGCCTGGGGGGCCGATCTGTGTCAGCGCGTCGGGTCGAACAACTTCAAGCTGCTGTACGACATCTACCACATGCAGATTATGGAAGGCGACATCATCCGCACGATCCGCAAGTACAGCCAATACATCGGCCATTACCATACGGGCGGCAATCCGGGCCGGAACGAGATCGACGAAACGCAGGAGATCTACTACCCCGCCGTGATGCGCGCCATTGTCGACACCGGCTTCAAAGGCTACGTTGCCCAGGAATTCATCCCCAAACGCGACCCACTGAAGAGCCTGAAAGAAGGGGTTATGATTTGTGATGTGTAA
- a CDS encoding 2OG-Fe(II) oxygenase, with amino-acid sequence MTPDFEPIIDGILANGYGIVDNFLSADETAALATQLRTRYEAGQFRQAAIGNQSVVVEKSIRGDEILWIDEATATSDEVVFLDRINQFIDYVNRTCYLGLQEGEFHYALYPAGTGYQRHLDRFRSDSRRKLSVICYLNTDWQDTDGGQLALFLLQPDGSEQTELVTPIGGRLVCFESDRLEHEVRPATRERLSLTGWLKTR; translated from the coding sequence ATGACTCCTGATTTTGAACCCATCATCGACGGTATACTGGCCAACGGCTATGGTATCGTCGATAATTTTTTATCGGCCGACGAAACCGCTGCGCTGGCAACGCAACTGCGTACACGCTACGAAGCCGGTCAGTTTCGGCAGGCGGCAATCGGTAATCAGTCTGTCGTGGTTGAGAAAAGTATCCGGGGCGATGAAATTCTCTGGATCGATGAAGCTACCGCTACATCCGACGAAGTCGTCTTCCTCGACCGCATTAATCAGTTTATCGACTACGTAAACCGCACCTGTTACCTCGGTTTGCAGGAGGGTGAATTTCATTACGCGCTGTACCCGGCCGGCACGGGCTACCAGCGTCACCTCGACCGCTTCCGCAGCGACTCGCGCCGGAAACTCTCGGTCATCTGCTACCTCAACACCGACTGGCAGGATACCGACGGCGGGCAACTGGCACTATTCCTTCTCCAACCCGACGGCTCCGAACAAACCGAACTGGTCACCCCAATCGGTGGTCGGCTGGTGTGTTTTGAAAGCGACCGGCTCGAACACGAAGTCCGCCCCGCCACCCGCGAGCGCCTGAGCCTGACGGGCTGGCTGAAGACGAGGTAA
- a CDS encoding complex I subunit 4 family protein encodes MLLSLLIFLPLLSALLIALLPDSQAERFRWIALGVTLAEVVLAGALAAGFDTARPDYQWLEQADWITLPLGSLGVASIDYLVGVDGMNLPLVVLSAVVMLVGVISSWNMTHRLKAYYALYLLLTGTVMGCFVALDFFLFFLFFEFMLLPMYFLIGLWGGPRREYASIKFFLYTLAGSLLILLVMIGLYLSAMDPVSTAVLAGFVSDPSEVTPEVVRIVQGHMQNGQLNPAQIVHTFDMRYLADGANYLPTAFLNPAAEPIVLGLPARMLAFWAIFIGFAIKLPIVPLHTWLPDAHVEAPTPVSVVLAGVLLKIGGYGFLRIAWSFFPDGAAQYAPILAGLGALSIVYGGLNALAQYDLKKMIAYSSVSHMGFVLLGVASLTAEGVNGAIYQMVSHGVLSAMLFLLTGVVYDRTHDRRIDSYRGLLEPMPKYAVLTAIAFFGSLGLPGFSGFVGELFTLMGSFQSVWLPGWITAVSVLGIGLAAAYFLWTMQRMFFGRFWSRHETSTTDAKHILTDLTARERLLLIPLGLLSLVLGLFPNIIFAVTNSTVGQWILRFAID; translated from the coding sequence ATGCTGCTTTCGTTACTGATATTTTTACCGTTACTGAGTGCGTTGCTGATTGCGCTGCTGCCCGATTCGCAGGCGGAGCGGTTTCGCTGGATTGCGCTGGGCGTGACGCTGGCCGAAGTCGTGCTGGCGGGGGCTTTGGCGGCTGGCTTCGATACGGCCCGGCCTGATTATCAGTGGCTCGAACAGGCCGACTGGATTACGCTGCCGCTGGGTAGTCTGGGCGTCGCGTCGATCGATTATCTGGTCGGTGTCGACGGGATGAACCTGCCACTGGTAGTGCTGTCGGCGGTGGTTATGCTGGTGGGCGTTATCTCGTCGTGGAACATGACGCACCGGCTCAAAGCCTATTACGCTTTGTATTTGCTCCTGACGGGAACGGTCATGGGTTGCTTCGTCGCGCTCGACTTCTTCCTGTTTTTCCTGTTCTTCGAGTTCATGCTCCTGCCGATGTACTTCCTGATCGGCCTGTGGGGTGGCCCGCGCCGGGAATACGCATCGATCAAATTTTTTCTGTACACCCTGGCGGGTTCGCTGCTGATTCTGCTCGTAATGATCGGGCTGTACCTGTCGGCGATGGACCCGGTCAGTACGGCGGTGCTGGCAGGTTTCGTCAGTGACCCATCGGAGGTGACGCCGGAGGTGGTACGTATCGTGCAGGGGCATATGCAGAACGGGCAGCTCAACCCCGCGCAGATCGTGCATACATTCGATATGCGCTACCTCGCCGACGGGGCTAACTACCTGCCTACCGCCTTTCTGAACCCGGCAGCTGAACCCATCGTGCTGGGTTTGCCCGCCCGGATGCTGGCGTTCTGGGCCATCTTTATCGGCTTTGCCATCAAACTACCCATCGTACCGCTGCATACGTGGTTGCCCGACGCGCACGTCGAAGCACCAACGCCGGTGTCGGTCGTGCTGGCGGGGGTGCTGCTCAAGATTGGCGGCTACGGTTTTCTGCGAATTGCCTGGTCGTTTTTCCCGGACGGGGCTGCGCAGTACGCACCCATACTGGCGGGGCTGGGTGCGTTGTCGATTGTGTACGGCGGGTTAAACGCGCTGGCGCAGTACGACCTCAAAAAGATGATTGCCTACTCGTCGGTATCGCACATGGGCTTCGTGCTGCTGGGCGTCGCGTCGCTGACGGCTGAGGGTGTCAACGGGGCCATTTACCAGATGGTAAGTCACGGCGTACTGTCGGCGATGCTGTTTCTGCTGACCGGCGTTGTTTATGACCGCACCCACGACCGGCGCATCGACTCGTACCGGGGTTTGCTTGAACCGATGCCGAAGTACGCCGTACTGACGGCTATCGCGTTCTTCGGATCGCTGGGCCTTCCGGGCTTTTCAGGTTTTGTCGGTGAACTGTTTACGCTGATGGGTAGCTTCCAGTCGGTGTGGTTGCCGGGCTGGATCACGGCCGTGTCGGTGCTGGGTATCGGGCTGGCAGCTGCGTACTTTCTCTGGACGATGCAGCGGATGTTTTTCGGCCGGTTCTGGTCGCGCCACGAAACAAGCACGACCGACGCGAAGCACATCCTGACCGACCTGACCGCCCGCGAACGGCTATTGCTGATTCCGCTAGGCCTGCTTTCGCTGGTACTGGGTCTATTTCCCAACATCATCTTCGCCGTTACCAACAGCACCGTTGGGCAGTGGATTCTGCGCTTCGCTATCGACTAG
- the galU gene encoding UTP--glucose-1-phosphate uridylyltransferase GalU, which produces MIKKAVIPAAGFGTRFLPATKAQPKEMLPIIDRPTIQYVVQEAVDSGIEDILIITGKGKRAIEDHFDRNHELETRLEEKEDQLLLDEMRRLSDMANLHYVRQRELNGLGDAIRYARHHVGNEPFAVLLGDTIMDSVIPVTQQLIDTYAQYGGSVIAVEEVPHDKVNRYGIVGGTTLSDRILQLDTLVEKPALSEAPSNLAIAGRYVLTPDIFDMLDQTPAGKNNEIQLTDAMLLLLRRENLYAHRIEGKRHDIGNKLDFLKTTVEFALKRPEFADKFRAFLKEILAE; this is translated from the coding sequence ATGATCAAGAAAGCCGTTATACCTGCTGCTGGGTTTGGAACCCGGTTTCTGCCCGCCACGAAGGCGCAGCCGAAAGAAATGTTGCCGATCATCGACCGGCCCACGATTCAATACGTGGTGCAGGAAGCCGTTGATTCGGGTATCGAAGACATCCTGATTATCACCGGGAAAGGTAAGCGGGCCATCGAAGATCACTTCGACCGCAACCACGAACTCGAAACCCGACTCGAAGAAAAGGAAGATCAGCTACTGCTCGATGAGATGCGTCGACTGTCGGACATGGCGAATCTGCACTACGTTCGGCAGCGTGAGCTCAACGGGCTGGGCGACGCCATCCGGTACGCCCGGCATCACGTCGGCAACGAACCGTTTGCGGTACTGCTGGGCGACACGATTATGGATTCAGTGATCCCCGTAACGCAGCAACTGATCGATACGTACGCGCAGTACGGCGGGTCGGTGATTGCAGTGGAGGAAGTGCCGCACGACAAAGTGAACCGCTACGGCATCGTCGGTGGTACGACGCTCAGCGACCGGATTCTGCAACTCGATACGCTGGTCGAAAAACCGGCTCTGAGCGAAGCTCCGTCGAACCTCGCTATTGCCGGTCGCTACGTGCTGACACCCGACATTTTCGATATGCTCGACCAGACACCCGCCGGGAAGAACAACGAAATCCAGCTTACCGACGCGATGCTGCTGCTGCTCCGGCGCGAAAATCTGTACGCCCACCGCATTGAAGGCAAGCGCCACGACATCGGTAATAAACTCGATTTCCTGAAGACAACAGTCGAATTTGCGCTCAAACGCCCTGAGTTCGCCGACAAGTTTCGGGCGTTTCTAAAGGAGATTCTAGCCGAATAG
- a CDS encoding mevalonate kinase family protein produces MLIETRAYARAGLLGNPSDGFFGKTIAVSVRNFGASVTLYPSPELHIESQPQDGNVFRSLHHLRDAVSTLGYHGGVPLVKAAIKKFAEYCEAERIRLPNHNFSIRYNTSIPRQVGLSGSSAIIVATFRALMQFYQVEIPLPVLPNLVLATESEELGITAGLQDRVIQCYEGCVYMNFDQSIMDRQGYGDYEPVDARLLPKLYIAYNTDLGKQSGRIHNDVRTRWLKGEELVVNTLAEIADLARQGRDAIAGQNLPLLNELVNHNFDLRTRIYTINERNRSLIDTARSCGASASFAGSGGTIIGIYRDDAMLNRLFVSLKKINARVIKPYVV; encoded by the coding sequence GTGCTGATTGAAACTCGTGCCTACGCCCGTGCCGGGCTGCTGGGCAACCCTTCCGACGGATTTTTCGGTAAAACTATTGCCGTGTCGGTGCGCAACTTCGGCGCATCGGTTACGCTCTATCCCTCGCCTGAACTGCACATCGAATCACAGCCGCAGGACGGTAACGTGTTTCGTAGTCTGCACCACCTGCGCGATGCCGTCAGCACGCTGGGCTACCACGGCGGGGTACCGCTGGTAAAAGCTGCGATCAAAAAATTTGCGGAATACTGCGAAGCGGAGCGCATCCGGCTACCGAATCATAACTTTTCGATTCGGTATAACACGTCCATTCCCCGGCAGGTCGGGCTGTCCGGTTCCAGCGCGATCATCGTCGCGACGTTCCGGGCGCTGATGCAGTTTTATCAGGTCGAAATACCGCTGCCGGTGCTGCCTAATCTGGTGTTGGCCACAGAGTCGGAAGAGCTGGGCATCACGGCTGGTTTGCAGGACCGCGTTATTCAGTGCTACGAAGGCTGCGTGTACATGAACTTCGACCAGTCGATCATGGACCGACAGGGATACGGCGATTACGAACCCGTCGACGCCCGACTGCTGCCCAAACTGTACATCGCCTACAACACCGATCTCGGAAAACAGTCGGGCCGGATACACAACGACGTGCGGACGCGGTGGCTGAAAGGGGAAGAACTGGTGGTGAACACGCTGGCTGAAATCGCTGATCTGGCCCGGCAGGGCCGCGACGCGATTGCTGGACAAAATCTGCCGCTGCTGAACGAACTGGTCAACCATAATTTCGATCTGCGCACCCGTATTTATACCATCAACGAGCGCAACCGCAGCCTGATCGACACCGCCCGTTCGTGCGGAGCGTCGGCTTCGTTTGCCGGTTCGGGCGGCACGATCATCGGTATCTACCGCGACGACGCCATGCTCAACCGCCTGTTTGTCAGCCTCAAAAAAATCAACGCCCGCGTTATCAAGCCATACGTGGTTTAA
- a CDS encoding 3-keto-disaccharide hydrolase, producing MNYLRLSAAGLLALALTFSQHTQATSTAKPPKGKWENLFDGKDLKGWHTYLKAGQPVSDKWTVEDGAIHYAGGRGAGDLVTDKEYGDFELELEWKIAEGANSGIIYHVNEDPKYPATYRTGPEMQVLDNERHPDAKMGKDGNRTAGALYDLQKPVTPNAAKPAGEWNKARLVISNGHAEQYLNGKKTADYPTSGPEWDKMVANSKFKDWEGFGKYPVGHIALQDHGDQVWFRNIRIREL from the coding sequence ATGAACTACCTCCGTTTATCAGCCGCTGGCCTGCTGGCCCTGGCACTCACGTTTAGCCAACACACACAGGCAACTTCGACCGCAAAGCCACCCAAGGGCAAGTGGGAAAACCTGTTCGACGGTAAAGACCTGAAAGGCTGGCATACCTACCTCAAAGCGGGTCAGCCCGTATCCGACAAGTGGACCGTCGAGGATGGTGCCATTCACTACGCCGGTGGCCGGGGTGCCGGTGACCTCGTAACCGACAAAGAATACGGTGATTTTGAACTCGAACTGGAGTGGAAAATCGCGGAAGGGGCCAACAGCGGCATTATTTACCACGTCAACGAAGACCCGAAATACCCGGCTACCTACCGCACTGGACCGGAAATGCAGGTGCTCGACAACGAGCGTCACCCTGACGCCAAGATGGGTAAGGACGGTAACCGCACGGCCGGTGCGCTGTACGATCTGCAAAAGCCCGTGACGCCCAACGCGGCCAAACCCGCCGGGGAGTGGAACAAAGCCCGGCTCGTTATCAGCAATGGCCACGCGGAACAGTACCTGAACGGTAAAAAAACCGCCGACTACCCAACCAGCGGCCCTGAGTGGGACAAGATGGTGGCTAATAGCAAGTTCAAAGATTGGGAAGGCTTCGGCAAATACCCGGTCGGCCACATCGCGCTCCAGGACCACGGGGATCAGGTGTGGTTCCGCAACATCCGCATTCGCGAGCTTTAG
- the nuoK gene encoding NADH-quinone oxidoreductase subunit NuoK, producing the protein MHPVDSHLFLIVGAALFSIGLAVVLVKRHAIVVLMGIELMLNAVNINLVAFSQYDPNRLQGQMLSLFVMVVAAAESAVALAIVLQVYRHFRTAQLDDLNELKQ; encoded by the coding sequence ATGCATCCCGTTGATAGCCATTTGTTTCTGATCGTGGGGGCGGCCCTGTTTAGCATTGGGCTGGCGGTGGTGCTGGTCAAGCGTCACGCTATCGTCGTGCTGATGGGTATCGAACTGATGCTCAACGCGGTCAATATTAACCTGGTCGCGTTTAGTCAGTACGACCCCAACCGCTTGCAGGGGCAGATGCTGAGTCTGTTTGTGATGGTGGTTGCCGCTGCTGAGTCGGCGGTGGCACTGGCGATTGTCTTGCAGGTATACCGCCACTTCCGAACCGCCCAGCTCGACGATCTGAACGAACTCAAGCAGTAA